The Pocillopora verrucosa isolate sample1 chromosome 9, ASM3666991v2, whole genome shotgun sequence genome includes the window ACAAAGTCCATTTAACGCGTAGGAGCCACATAATGGATGCTGGTCTTTGCAAAGACCTGCAAATAAGGATTTGTAGAGTATATTCAGACAATGATTTTGGTTCTGTGAATGAATTAGGAAATTCATGCTAACTCCCTATTGATTCGTGGTAAAGGATACACGGTAATTGCTTCATGGAGGGAAACAAGGGGCTTTGTATCACCTCATAATCCATTTTTAAGGGTTGAAGGGGGGGGATAAATCGCTCGCTTGTCTGTAGTCAAGATCAAGGTATTCAAAAAGCTAAGAAGTTTAGTTTTCTTTGCCACCAGATTCCCAATTTACAGGAAATATCAGTCCATTCCTAAATGTTTTACCTAAGCTACATAACATCAAAATTCATTAAAAGCAGcgaataataaaataaacatcTAACAGCACTTTTAAAACAGATATAGCCTTACCAACTTTAAGTGGAACAGTGTACACCTGCAAACTCTTTCGCAAAGGACGAGGCTGCCTGCTCTCTTTGTGTCTGACTTTGGTTCTTGTTAAAATGAGATCCCAAAGTAACTTTGCTCGAGCAGCTTTATCGCCATCGTCCTCTTTGTAATGGCTGTCGAGCCTCTTGAGGGCTGTAATGAATAGTTCAATCAAAAATGAAGAGTGGCCCTTATGAATAAGACAAATCGTAGCACCAAATAATAATGGGATAACCACCAAATCAGTTCATGTATAAGGTATGGCTGATATGGATTAAGCCTTTATACATCGATCGTATTACGAGCAAAATACGACACCATTTAACCCGTTTGCGGATTACATGAACTGAAAGATTCGTTTGTGAATCTATAACCTAACAGAAaagtcttaaaaataaaatgacaacTGATGTACTTTACCCGAGTGATGGTTTCTCGGACGAGTCACGAAGACTAATGGTATAACAACGAATGATAAGTAGAGAAATAGTCCAAAACGGGCGATCATTATTATAGCGGCGAGCCAGCATTAAGTCGTTTCCAGTCGAGACTACAATGAATAATCGATAGCCTCCCTAAGTCGATTGCTTCCCTTCTAAGTGGTTTACGACAGGGGGTTTTGTTTGTCTGGGGTGCGGCTATTCACCCTTGAATATCCTGATGATTGACATGGGGAGTAAATAGGGCGAATGAAGTTTTATACCAGCAATATTATCAGTTTTACAAATCTTCATTTGCTAATAAGCAAGATGATGGTTAACCTGAAACAATAGcatatggaaaaaataaacatacgGAAGACTTTACTGACATATCACTTGAAGTCCTAGATAATAATTATCAGTGGTGTATGTCCTAATGAGTAAGATAACAAAACCACCCGCTAACAAACCAACCATAATGTGATATCTGATCTAATCGCTTTCCAGCCTGGTGATACGACCTTTGATCAGCTTTACTGCCTCTTTCATTGctaaaatgattaaaacaaatgcaaattgaatattttatacTAAAAAGGTTATATCTGCACTTTCCTGACTAATTCCAGTTTCAACGGACTGTGACACCGTACTCGAAAGAAAGTTTGTTCATGATCAAGGCTGGTTACAAACAAAGTGTTCGATCGTGTATTGATGTAGGTTAGATTAAAGATGTCTGGCAAGGTTCAATTTTTGATCGGTTGCGGAGGAAACTTGTCCAAAAATATGTACTCCAGTCATTTCCATGcgctttttatttttggaattttatgaaatttgcTTCATGTCCAAGCCACATTGCTTTAATGACTGTGTTGCTACGCTTTAACAATCACATGATTGTTCACCCTGAGTCTCTGTCTCTACtacttttttattcagtgtatttattaaataaaacaaagaagaaaggaaaaatgctTATGGAATTAATTAGTCGGTGATCGAGGTTCCTTTAAGTCCTTGGCAGTGACTAGAATCGAACTTCTTCTTACAGTAGCACCGCTGGATCaaacgttaaggtcatgagaatggaTGGAATGATTACCACCTGGAGtttctcttgattgttagacaaattctccttgtcaatatcACAGGGGcatttaaagaacaatttgtgAATACGCTTGCTGGTTTTAGCTTGCAAAAGGGTTAACAGAATTCGTAATAATGACGATTCCCCTTAAATCTCTTTAATTTTGGTTCAGGCCTTTGAGTAGTCCTTCATTTCTAGGATACTAGACTCTCGTCGCTTGGATGATCGCAATCGAGTCCAACATTGCAGATGTATTTGAGATTAGGCTTATTTGGAAGGAGAGCTCAACTAGTACCTTAGAGGCACCGGCGGGAATCCGGTCAAAGCCTTAGTTGTTTCAAGCTTCGTTTCTGCAACATCTTAACTTGCAGCTCGACTGCCACactctttttttcacttgttcATAAACTGAACTATAACTCCGTAGTATCGTAAGGTTAAAGGTCGGATTACATCGTTAGATGGAGAAAATTATCACAAAACCAGGTAATCTTCGTCCACAACGTGGAGTGTAACGAGggttttctgattggttgtgtaGTATAAACACGGCACTTATTTTCTCTACAATAATCAatgtgaaattaaaacaatctcacaaaattctaaaatttatttggaattatgcaacaatttttttacgctcgtttctttagaaataaaaatatatccaTCAAACTTAGCTTTTCGccatttaaattattcaaagctAAATTATTCTAGACTTATCGtcacttttccctttttgttgcCATTTGTGGCTGTGCATGTATCACGGCTATCCTACAAAATAGCTATTCGTCGGGCAATTTAAGCCTCCCCATCTTTAGTAAAAGTAGAACTGTTTCGTGtgaattatttcaatttatcgAATGGTTCGCCCGATCCACTATTCAGTTCATCTCCTTCAGTAGGCCTCTCTGACTGAATCACACGACCCAAGGCCTGATGACTTTTCTTTACTCCAACTTGTTCTTCTTTAGAGTTGCTTTTAACATGTTGAGACTCGAGTGTTGAATTTCCCTCGAGATCCCTATTTCGAATGATTTGTACTAAGGCTCTGTTCAGTTTCGCACGCATTGCAGGCCTCACATGGAGTCCAGAAGGTGTCTGCCTTCGAAGAAGTGCCGCATTCTCGTCGTAACTGAAACAGAATAATCGGGAACAGATGTTTAGCTTTCGGTGATGTCTTTAGAGTATACGTTTAAGGAGCAGTGAATATTGGGTAAGGCGTAGAACATAAAAAACCAGTAAAGGAAGGATACTTGGAGTGGAAAGATGATTTACTCACTTATTACAAATCCCGCAAGAGAAAGGACATATTTTTCGTATTTGTTGAATGGTGTGAAAAGGCGATGCATGATTACACATTCCCCTCTTGGCATATTGTCTACATTCCGGTAGAACGTCACGACACtgatctgttaaaaaaaagaaaacaaaaaagccaCAATAATCGGGCTGATAAGGATAATAAtgagagaaaaagcaaaatcttagtgaagagaaaaaattgataccGTGCTAAATAAAATGCATTCATTTGTGGTAGTTTTACCAAATTGTCAATTGTTGATGCACAAGTTTTACAAAGCTGTTTAACAATGATATTCAATCATCTTATTCTATGCATATCTATCTCAGTAGAGAAACTTTTTCgcaaagttaattaaaatacTTCCTAAATGCTAGTAATGGCTTCTTTGTCATTTgatataataaacataaaacTGTCAGTAAATTACCTATGAATATAGGGGGGCCTTTTAATGGATGATCCACCACTATTGGCCTGTTAGATATGATTGGAGGGGCTGGGTGGAGCGAAGCAGGCACCAAGGGTTGCCTTTCAGGAAAACACGGAGGATGGCACGGTCCCATAGCCGGCGGGGCTGGCACACAGGGTCCTAAGATTGGTGCATGTACTGGTGGTGCGGGTATACGGCACGGCGAGTGGCATGGACGTGGAATACATATTGGACGGCATGGGGGCCTAGGGCAAGGGTTACATGGTACACATACCATAGGGCaagggggaggtggaggtttctttgggggagggggtggtggcGGCGGTGGACTGGAacagcaacagcagcaacagCAGGCTGGAATCGTTAAGATTTCAATAAGAAACTGGACTATAGATAACAAATCCCTAAACATATGAATAACAAATCCCTAAACAGAACTATCCGGTAAGATGTAAATTTCTAATACTGGAGGTAGTAATAGAGGTATACTCTTCGATGTGAAGTGCTATTTCACCAACTCCTCATCTAGATAAAGGCTATAAAGTACTTACGCGGTCGTGGACAAACTTGTTATGCGAtataaaaagaagagaaagtgaATTAGAATATGAGTAATATTTGAGTCTGAGATTATTGCAATCGAATAAAGTTTCAGCAAGGACAACTTGGgaggaaaaattttattctatAAGTCATGACACTTACTTGGCCGAGGACAGCAGATGCATGAtcctaggaaaaaaaattggacttaGGATAGACATTTGCATTAATCTGATCTGCTACAGGATCTTGACGGacgtgcatttttttttcgttttttttggTGACTTGCATACTGAAAGTATAGCCTTCACGAACATTTGAATTTGGGGCTTTCATTCAATGCACGGTAATTAAGAATAAATGAGATTACCTGGTATTGTGGATGGACCACACATTGCTGAAAGGAAATGACAAAGACACGTGTGTTATAACTTGTATTACACGCTAATGGACATCTTATCCTATGCTAAGGTAAAAtaatgatatatttttcaattttatcgtTCCTTTTCTTCGCCAAGCTAGATAAAGGTGGTTCTTAGCCTTAAACGGATCTCTAGTGGCATGTATAACATTGAAACCACAACCGATACAAATAGATAAGTAGCTGATTCAGATATCATACCTCTGTTGGTCTTAATTCAAGAGTTATGAAAGCATTTCACTTGTTCGAAGTGATCAGGAGGCGATCTTAAGTGTTCCATCATGTTGCACTAAGCAGCCCATAATATTTGTGTAAACATGGATATACGCTTTCGATATCATGCACAACCTCAAAAAAGCTTGTTAATCACTCACATCCGGGACAACAAACCGAGCAACATCCAGGGCGTTCGCCGTAATAACAGGCACGCCTTCCAGCTTGGAGTTTGTTTGGAGCACCCATGTCATTTAGCTTTTTGTAACTGAGGCTTAACAAGTAGTTGCTTCCATTTCCACTTTGCGCCTTGGCTGATTTATCAGGATATATTCTAATGATGGTCTCTTGGTTTTTATTCGTGATTTGAGGTAGTATAAGTTTTGCCACTTTCATCGGCATGTTAATGCGGTATGTGCTTCGCCTGGACGCCAATGAGCTGTTGTAGAAATCTTTCACGTTGTAACGACGCGATGCATTGTGGTCTTTATCTTCAACTGAATGTTTCTctagagtaaaaaaataaggTGAAATACTTTATTGCACGTTTTCACACCTGAGggtttattgttattttttatcgCGGTGCGAAACCAATCAAACATGATCAATAAGCACGGTTTGAAAGTAATGCTTCTACGGAATTCTACCCTTAACTAGTATCATTTTTTTATGCTTATCGTGAAGCATATAAACTGCAAACATATCAGTATTATTTCCTTCAGAATTGTCActgtctttttttcctcttacaaATTGTCAAATGTCCCAGTCCACCTATTTTAGGAACGCTGGATTTTGACTTATTTAGCACGCAGCTCGGCTGGTCGATCTATGTGACATAAACCTCCTTAAGAATAAATGGTTGATACTTACAAAGCAATGGACTTCCAGTCTAAGGGTAAATTTAATTACGAAAATAATAAAGAGAAATTTATATTGCTCCTCTGCAGATTTCTATGTTTGTAGGAAACGAGGCCAGTCAAAGAAATTTAATATGTGATTAACAAATACAATTCCTGAGGCTTAAGTGTGTTAACTTTTCAATTCAATTCTTTCTTTcgaaagaacgaaaaaaacCATTAGTACCATTTAACATAAAGACAAATAGattaaacaaacaataaatcagCACCTCGGTTGATAATTTTAGCACAATTCTACTCTAAATAATTGATGACTCTGAAACAAAGCCAAAGCCAAAGCTAAAAGAAATATTGACTACGaaagaaatgattacaaacCTGATTTCAGTCGCAATGTCGTAACATTGTGAATGCAGATTGCtacaagaaatattttaaaattttccaaaagtcgAAGACACATGGTAAAACCCACTTGAGAAGGTTTCTCTGACAAAATGCCACATTAAATAGAAGTCTTTGTAGAGTGTAAATGTTCTTTTACCCATTCCTCTGTGGCATGTTTCAGTCTTCAGGAAATATCACATGTTACTGAACTTCGCGATGTATTTCCAGTGCCGTAAATACAACTTCGGAAAAGCAGAGGTAAAAGTGGCTGGTGGTGTTTTTTCTAGGACAAACGACCAccttaaaatggaaataaataaaaaatcaggtCGCAAAGGTCTTCAGCGTCCAAACACAGCGCAGGTCATTTGAAACAAAAGTGTCGTCAAAAAACTTCAAACTTATCGCTTGTTCGGCCAAAGAGGGTAAAGTCACTCAACAATAACCAAAATTACCTCACGGCCCCAAAGAAAAACTCTTCTGACGTTGCTGAGTTGTACTGAAACCGGCAATGTAACATACATTGATTGGGACCAAACTGAGAAGATGAGATAAAGCAGCTGACGATTTAGATAAAAAATGTCCTCAGGTCTTCTGGGATCAAGCATTTCGTGGTAAGACCAAAAATACTGATATCGTCTTTTAATTACACGGTTGAGGGGTGAAATAATATTTAAACGTTAGATACATAATTTGAAAAGCTTGACCGAGCTATTGACGTTAAAATTGCTATTACACTGTGTTCCTTCAATGTAGTTTCCAAGAAAGGGACTAAAGCCAGGTTATGGTCGATTATGCCATATAAGCTTTGTAAAGTCAGTTGTATCTAGTCTACATTGGTTGTGTGGTGAACGATTTATCTGTGCACTGGTTAATATGGATTGCAAAGGGCAACACTCGGTGAGACACTCGGTAAACCACTTAAATCCTTCTCTTAACATGATCGTGtccttattgactgagtgggaggggaGGATGGGAAAACATTTAGATTGGGGTCATGATGTACATTATCATATGGCcactaaattttgaaaattaaatagGACTTTCTTGCCTAAAAACGAAGGGCGCAAACTAGAAAACTACTGAAAAgactacagaaaaaaattttttttccagattgcTATTTCCGTCCATGCACGCACGGGTCTACATACAGGAAtcgtttgttttttccacaaacaCGCGCGGGGGATAGTGAGGGTCATGTGGGCGTTACGCAGTTACGAAGAACGGATCTGCCGTTGAGTTTTatttgactctgatgatgacgtcgataaacttgttcaaatttGATATAGTATCACAGCAAAATCATCGGGATGCTCTCGCTCGTAAGATCGCATCACATCGACGAATTTCGGTAATTTTCTCATAATGtaagaaaatttgagaaaacGCTGATGCTACGAGGGGAATAATATATTTTAACCAAAATATTATCATAGATCAATTCAACGTCAAAATACAAATCTACAAATAAGTTCATTGAGCACCAAGATCGCCTAGAAAGGGTATTTGTCGTAACTTAGGGCTACATAAGTATAACCGGTGTATTTGTCTTTCCCCATATTTAAAAGGTTTAATTTAGAGCTCACAATGTAACTGTTATTCAGGTTTGACTAAAACCGTCTCCATTATGAGGAGGTAGCTTAGTGTATGGGAACATCACGTCACTGGTTTGACATTTTCCTGCTtcttcttctctctctttcttcctcttttaGTTCTTTCTCTTGGATTTTCTGAATTTGCGGCCTTCTTCCTTTGTATATTATCAGTTCGTTTTGGAATTTCGTCCCTCTTTATCCATATTCCTCCCGATGTATAATCTTGCTCTCTAAGAAATTAAAAGTTGCGATAAAAACGCATTTCCTCGGTGAtcgaaaaagaacaaaatagcCAAATTAATTATATTTGACTTTACACATGGCGTTAACATTAAGAAATTAAATCTTGTGCCAACTAAACATTTCCACATAATCACGTTCAACTTTTGTTACTCACGCCACATAGATTGCTAGCTATGGGAAGTCATATGTGACAGGTATCACTCAAAAACTGTTGGACAATTGCAACGAAATGTCACTGTCATGGAGTTGTCGAATAAATTACCTTAAGGGTCTTGTTTTACGTCTTGGTTGCACAACAAGCCTATTATAAGATCTGATCGCGTGGAAAAAATCAATCCGtgtaaagaaaacttgaaagaatCTTTAAACAAAGTGTGAGTGTGGTATCGTGTTAACTGGATTTAGTGAAAGGTATGTAACTTACGTCTTGCATAAGTTGCAACTCTTTTTGCACATCTTCATTAAGTAGTCATTACTAAAACCAATCGCATCTCCATCACAGTACCCGTTGACGGTATATCCAGAACAGGCGGGGTCGTAATCTTCACATTGCGCTAAACAACAACGAGTGCAATAAACTTCATCAGGCAAATCTGACGATTTCATGAATTGTAGTAGAAAATTCAAcgcacaagaaaaaaactgaaaaggtcAGTGGCCTATCACTTTGGCGTTTCCACTTATCTCACAGTGTAAAAAAACGCGAACACGTGGAAATTTAGAACTCTTGAAATACTGAGTTTTACAGTTCAAAATATGTGAGTCTCATTCACTGAAAATATTTAGAAAGAAGCTGTAGCGGACTTCACAAGGTATGagaaatttagttttttcgTGCCAAAATACATCGTCTTTATATCTAGCTTGGGGAAATAATGCATATCACGAGAGCATTGCCTTCAAGAGGGTTATGTATCTGTTATTTAATTGGGTGAAATTCAACGGTGCTGAGGAAGAGAGCGTTACTACCCTGACGCGGTGCTTGCGTGTGCTTTAACTGCTTAACATCAAATGGATGACTCACTACTGTATTGATAGGAACTGCCAGGAACAGTGTATGGATCTGGGGGCACAGGATTCCGTTGCATTTGTATTTCATAGTTCCAAATGTTAGGGGCTGGACTAAGCGCTTGAGGATGAACTGGGACGAGAGAAGGAACCAATGGAAGAACGGCTTCACTTGGTCCATTATTCCAAAACATGTTTGGCACAAGAGTACCTAATGTAGATTCGAGAAGTCAAGTCTCTCCCTGTCATAACTTAGTCTTAATCGATCGAGAGAATGAAAAGGTGAAATATGtatgaaatgaaatgtatgCTTCGTTCTTCGTTTAAGTCCAAGAAAAGgaagatcaaaacaaaaagaccaATACCGACACAAGACGCAATACTAAGTTCTCTCCTTTGGGCCCAACGTTTATCattgtcattgaaaatatttttaccaattgactcaattttgtttttcataaaaagtgGCAAGTTAGATTCTTGATTTTTATACTCACCAGTTGAAGGTTCAGAAACATTTTGACCTGCAAGTGCATGCAAAAGATTAGGAAgtatttccagttttttttcgAAAGTAAGGTAACAAAACCAGCACTGTGATGTTGAAAGTGAATCTAAATGTTACGagttaa containing:
- the LOC131793667 gene encoding uncharacterized protein, with protein sequence MIARFGLFLYLSFVVIPLVFVTRPRNHHSALKRLDSHYKEDDGDKAARAKLLWDLILTRTKVRHKESRQPRPLRKSLQVYTVPLKVGLCKDQHPLCGSYALNGLCDWPGLFQDLRDIHETCALSCGYCKKNVRNGEVDFVGANWNNP
- the LOC131793581 gene encoding uncharacterized protein — encoded protein: MCLRLLENFKIFLVAICIHNVTTLRLKSEKHSVEDKDHNASRRYNVKDFYNSSLASRRSTYRINMPMKVAKLILPQITNKNQETIIRIYPDKSAKAQSGNGSNYLLSLSYKKLNDMGAPNKLQAGRRACYYGERPGCCSVCCPGSMCGPSTIPGSCICCPRPICPRPPCCCCCCCSSPPPPPPPPPKKPPPPPCPMVCVPCNPCPRPPCRPICIPRPCHSPCRIPAPPVHAPILGPCVPAPPAMGPCHPPCFPERQPLVPASLHPAPPIISNRPIVVDHPLKGPPIFIDQCRDVLPECRQYAKRGMCNHASPFHTIQQIRKICPFSCGICNNYDENAALLRRQTPSGLHVRPAMRAKLNRALVQIIRNRDLEGNSTLESQHVKSNSKEEQVGVKKSHQALGRVIQSERPTEGDELNSGSGEPFDKLK